The Hymenobacter baengnokdamensis genome includes a region encoding these proteins:
- a CDS encoding TldD/PmbA family protein translates to MAILSQDEAQALLQKVLTYSTADECAVSLNGRTTGNIRYARNSVSTAGAQDTISLAVESRFGKRAGIATCNEFDEATLRRCVQRAEEIAHLAPESPEYVPLLGPQTYLSPPSAVTTLLTPATRAQAAADSMTLCAAKNLASAGFLDGGVRFQALRNSKGLAAYQQSTNTDFSVTVRTADGRGSGYAIADVTDPAKLNTKVLTQRAADKAIGSVNAKAIEPGKYTVILEPAALMAGDDLSLLGGLLGGLDARSADEGRSFMTKKGGGNRKGEKLFDERVNIYSDPLNAEVPGNAFDNEGLPTQRLSWVEKGIVKNLYYSRFWAEKNKVAPTAYPSGFVMSGGTQSTAELIKGTAKGILVTRLWYIREVDPQTLLYTGLTRDGTFYIENGAIKFPIKNMRFNESPIIMLNNVEAIGRPVRLAGCLVPPLKIRDFTFTSLSDAI, encoded by the coding sequence ATGGCCATTCTCTCCCAAGACGAAGCCCAGGCTTTACTGCAGAAAGTGCTCACGTACAGCACCGCCGATGAATGCGCGGTATCGCTCAACGGGCGCACCACCGGCAATATCCGCTACGCCCGCAACAGCGTGAGCACGGCCGGCGCCCAGGACACTATTTCGCTGGCCGTGGAGTCGCGGTTTGGCAAGCGTGCGGGCATTGCCACGTGCAACGAGTTTGACGAGGCCACACTGCGGCGCTGCGTGCAGCGCGCCGAAGAGATTGCCCACCTGGCCCCCGAAAGCCCGGAATACGTGCCGCTGCTCGGCCCCCAAACGTATTTGAGCCCGCCTTCGGCCGTCACTACCCTGCTCACGCCCGCCACCCGTGCCCAGGCCGCGGCCGACAGCATGACGCTGTGCGCGGCCAAAAACCTGGCATCGGCCGGCTTTTTGGATGGTGGGGTGCGGTTTCAGGCCCTGCGCAATTCGAAAGGGCTGGCGGCGTATCAGCAATCGACCAACACCGACTTCTCGGTGACGGTGCGCACGGCCGACGGCCGCGGCTCGGGCTACGCCATTGCCGACGTAACTGACCCCGCCAAGCTGAATACCAAAGTCTTAACGCAGCGCGCCGCCGATAAAGCTATCGGCTCGGTGAATGCCAAAGCCATTGAGCCCGGCAAGTACACCGTGATACTGGAGCCGGCCGCGCTCATGGCCGGCGACGACCTCTCGCTGCTGGGCGGCCTGCTCGGCGGCCTCGACGCCCGCTCGGCCGACGAGGGCCGCAGCTTTATGACCAAAAAGGGCGGCGGCAACCGCAAAGGCGAAAAGCTGTTTGACGAGCGCGTCAACATCTACTCTGACCCGCTCAATGCCGAGGTTCCCGGCAATGCCTTCGACAACGAAGGCCTGCCCACGCAGCGCCTGAGCTGGGTGGAGAAAGGCATAGTAAAAAACCTATATTACTCGCGCTTCTGGGCCGAGAAAAACAAGGTGGCCCCCACGGCCTACCCCAGCGGCTTCGTGATGAGCGGCGGCACCCAAAGCACCGCCGAGCTGATAAAAGGCACCGCCAAGGGCATTCTGGTAACGCGCCTGTGGTACATCCGCGAAGTTGACCCCCAAACGCTGCTCTACACCGGCCTCACGCGCGACGGCACGTTCTACATCGAGAACGGCGCCATCAAGTTTCCCATTAAAAACATGCGCTTCAACGAGAGCCCGATTATCATGCTCAACAACGTGGAAGCCATCGGCCGCCCCGTGCGCCTGGCCGGCTGCCTGGTGCCGCCCCTCAAAATCAGGGATTTCACCTTTACCAGCCTTTCCGACGCTATTTAG
- a CDS encoding TldD/PmbA family protein encodes MNRRDFVGLTGLGATALLLPGLPGFGAQRVDPSRLLEPGADTILKKRLADAALNAAKSAGASYADVRIGRSLNQYVFTREKQVQNIVSTESYGVGIRVLVNGCWGFASTSVVTEASLAATARLAADIAKADRLVMKEPVQLAPQQGYGEVSWRTPIQQSAFEVPVKQKADLLLAANAAALDAGASYINSALFQVNEQKYFASTDGSYIDQDVHRLWPTFNATAVDTKTGKFRSREALSAPVGLGYEYLTPSANEQVYGPQGTDTVGYKLRYDILADAALAGKQAKAKLGMRSVTPGKYDLVLDPGHLGLTIHESVGHPTELDRVLGYEANFAGTSFATLEWKAKNLPYGSPQVNIVADKLQPGAVGTVGYDDEGVKTKEWDIIRAGKLVDYQKIRDQAHIVGQKASDGCCYAQSWEDVQFQRMANISLRPGPAKMSPDEMISKVDKGIYIAGAGSFSIDQQRFNFQFGGQLFFAIEKGKITEPLEDVAYQANTQEFWGACQGSCDQSDYRLFGTFFDGKGQPAQVSSVSHGSATTRFNAVNVINTARKV; translated from the coding sequence ATGAACCGACGTGACTTTGTGGGCCTCACCGGCCTGGGCGCCACGGCCCTGCTGCTGCCCGGCCTGCCCGGCTTCGGCGCCCAGCGCGTGGACCCCAGCCGCCTGCTGGAGCCCGGCGCCGATACCATCCTGAAAAAGCGCCTGGCCGACGCCGCGCTGAATGCCGCCAAGAGCGCCGGCGCCAGCTACGCCGACGTGCGCATCGGCCGCTCGCTCAACCAGTACGTGTTTACCCGCGAAAAGCAGGTGCAGAACATTGTGAGCACCGAGAGCTACGGCGTAGGCATCCGGGTGCTGGTAAACGGCTGCTGGGGCTTCGCCTCCACGAGCGTGGTAACTGAGGCCAGCCTGGCCGCCACTGCCCGCCTGGCCGCCGATATTGCCAAGGCCGACCGCCTCGTGATGAAGGAGCCCGTGCAGCTGGCCCCGCAGCAGGGCTACGGCGAGGTGAGCTGGCGCACGCCTATCCAGCAGAGCGCCTTCGAAGTGCCGGTGAAGCAGAAGGCCGACCTGCTGCTGGCCGCCAACGCGGCGGCGCTCGACGCCGGGGCCAGCTACATCAACTCGGCCCTTTTTCAGGTGAATGAGCAGAAGTACTTTGCCAGCACCGATGGCTCGTACATCGACCAGGACGTGCACCGCCTCTGGCCCACCTTCAACGCCACGGCGGTCGATACCAAAACCGGCAAGTTCCGCTCGCGCGAGGCGCTGAGCGCGCCCGTGGGGCTGGGCTACGAGTACCTCACGCCCAGCGCCAATGAGCAGGTGTACGGCCCGCAGGGCACCGATACGGTGGGCTACAAGCTGCGCTACGACATCCTGGCCGATGCGGCGCTGGCCGGCAAGCAGGCCAAGGCCAAGCTGGGCATGAGGTCGGTGACGCCCGGCAAGTACGACCTCGTGCTCGACCCCGGCCACCTGGGCCTGACCATTCACGAATCGGTGGGCCACCCCACCGAGCTCGACCGCGTGCTGGGCTACGAGGCCAACTTTGCCGGCACCAGCTTCGCCACCCTGGAGTGGAAGGCCAAGAACCTGCCCTACGGCTCGCCGCAGGTCAACATCGTGGCCGACAAGCTGCAACCGGGCGCGGTGGGCACCGTGGGCTACGACGACGAGGGCGTGAAAACCAAGGAGTGGGACATCATCCGGGCCGGTAAGCTGGTCGACTACCAGAAAATCCGCGACCAGGCGCACATCGTGGGCCAGAAGGCATCCGACGGCTGCTGCTACGCGCAGTCGTGGGAAGACGTCCAGTTTCAGCGCATGGCCAACATCAGCCTCAGGCCCGGCCCCGCCAAAATGAGCCCCGACGAGATGATAAGCAAGGTTGACAAGGGCATTTACATTGCCGGCGCGGGCTCGTTCAGCATCGACCAGCAGCGGTTTAACTTTCAGTTTGGCGGGCAGCTGTTTTTCGCCATCGAGAAGGGCAAAATCACGGAGCCGCTCGAAGACGTAGCCTATCAAGCGAATACCCAGGAGTTTTGGGGCGCCTGCCAGGGCTCGTGCGACCAGAGCGACTACCGCCTCTTTGGCACCTTCTTCGACGGCAAAGGCCAGCCGGCCCAGGTGTCGTCGGTGAGCCACGGCTCGGCCACTACGCGCTTTAATGCAGTGAACGTGATTAACACGGCCCGCAAAGTGTAG